A window of the Myxococcales bacterium genome harbors these coding sequences:
- the coaBC gene encoding bifunctional phosphopantothenoylcysteine decarboxylase/phosphopantothenate--cysteine ligase CoaBC, giving the protein MTDVARTPTLAADPATPLAGAEIIVAVGGGIAAYKACELVRLLIKADAKVQVVMTRRATRFVGPLTFQALSGRPVFTDLFDATQEADIGHIRIADRADLMIVAPATANVIARLAAGMADDPVTTVALATQAPLLLAPSMNVNMWQHPLTAANVRRLVDVAGARVVGPGDGFLACRWVGPGRLAEPADIVEAAARIRAPQDLAGRAIVVTAGPTHEPIDPVRYVGNRSSGKMGYALAAAAARRGAAVTLIAGPTALPDPVGLTTVHVEDARAMARALADHAWTGDAVIMAAAIADFRPLAAADKKLKRTEIGLAPSIVLDANPDLLAGLGAERARRGAGPLLVGFAAETHDVVNYARAKLAAKGCDLVVANDVSAADAGFSVDTNRVVVVERDRTTEVPFGPKTVVAHRILDAVGARLAARAT; this is encoded by the coding sequence ATGACCGACGTCGCCCGCACGCCCACGCTCGCCGCCGATCCGGCCACGCCGCTGGCCGGCGCCGAGATCATCGTCGCGGTCGGCGGCGGCATCGCCGCGTACAAGGCGTGCGAGCTGGTGCGGCTGCTGATCAAGGCCGACGCCAAGGTCCAGGTGGTGATGACCCGGCGCGCGACCCGGTTCGTCGGGCCGCTGACGTTCCAGGCGCTGTCGGGCCGGCCGGTGTTCACCGATCTGTTCGACGCGACCCAGGAGGCCGACATCGGCCACATCCGCATCGCCGATCGCGCCGATCTGATGATCGTCGCGCCGGCCACCGCCAACGTGATCGCGCGCCTGGCCGCGGGCATGGCCGACGATCCGGTGACGACCGTGGCGCTCGCGACCCAGGCGCCGCTGCTGCTGGCGCCGTCGATGAACGTCAACATGTGGCAGCACCCGCTGACCGCGGCCAACGTGCGCCGGCTGGTCGACGTCGCCGGCGCGCGCGTGGTCGGCCCCGGCGACGGCTTCCTGGCGTGCCGCTGGGTCGGGCCTGGGCGCCTGGCCGAGCCGGCCGACATCGTCGAGGCCGCGGCGCGGATCCGCGCGCCGCAGGATCTGGCCGGGCGCGCGATCGTCGTGACCGCCGGGCCGACCCACGAGCCGATCGATCCGGTGCGCTACGTCGGCAACCGCTCGAGCGGCAAGATGGGCTACGCGCTGGCGGCGGCGGCGGCGCGGCGCGGGGCCGCGGTGACGCTGATCGCCGGGCCGACCGCGCTGCCAGACCCGGTCGGGCTGACCACCGTCCACGTCGAGGACGCCCGGGCGATGGCGCGGGCCCTGGCCGACCACGCCTGGACCGGCGACGCGGTGATCATGGCGGCGGCGATCGCCGACTTCCGGCCGCTGGCCGCCGCCGACAAGAAGCTCAAGCGCACCGAGATCGGCCTGGCGCCGAGCATCGTCCTCGACGCCAACCCCGATCTGCTGGCCGGCCTCGGCGCCGAGCGCGCGCGCCGCGGCGCCGGCCCGCTGCTGGTCGGGTTCGCGGCCGAGACCCACGACGTCGTCAACTACGCGCGCGCCAAGCTGGCGGCCAAGGGCTGCGACCTCGTGGTCGCCAACGACGTCAGCGCCGCCGACGCCGGGTTCTCGGTCGACACCAACCGGGTGGTCGTGGTCGAGCGCGACCGCACCACCGAGGTGCCGTTCGGGCCCAAGACCGTGGTCGCGCACCGCATCCTCGACGCGGTCGGCGCGCGGCTGGCCGCGCGCGCTACTTGA
- a CDS encoding NAD(P)-binding protein — translation MEQVDYLVIGAGMSGLGFANWIRAEAAARGRPAPSVRVLEAADEPGGYCRTVVEDGFVWDYSGHFFHFKHADVEAWLRARMDGEVRTVTKLSSIRVAGVDVDFPFQKNIHQLPKERFIDCLVDLYFRDEAVVDATAGSFKEMLYRRFGRGIAEAFLIPYNTKLYATDLDRLDRDAMGRFFPHADVADIVRNMRAADNASYNATFTYPARGAMEYVRALLRDLPTDAVALATPATAIDLRRRVVTTPRGEVQYGRLVSSAPLPALLGLCGLPVEPGTFTGNRVLVWNLGFDRKGPAGVHWMYFPDPARSFYRVGWYDNIMGGDRMSLYVEVGLPDDGAAVDPLAVRARVLDDLRAEGVVTDHQLVASHTVTMTPAYAHITQRSIAAVATARRTLEAAGVYSVGRYGGWTYCSIEDNLLETRALAQALGPLL, via the coding sequence ATGGAGCAGGTCGACTACCTGGTGATCGGGGCCGGCATGTCCGGCCTCGGCTTCGCCAACTGGATCCGGGCCGAGGCGGCCGCGCGCGGGCGACCGGCGCCGAGCGTGCGCGTGCTCGAGGCCGCTGACGAGCCCGGCGGCTACTGCCGGACCGTGGTCGAGGACGGCTTCGTCTGGGACTACTCGGGCCACTTCTTCCACTTCAAGCACGCCGACGTCGAGGCGTGGCTGCGCGCGCGCATGGACGGCGAGGTCCGGACGGTGACCAAGCTGTCGTCGATCCGGGTCGCCGGCGTCGACGTCGACTTCCCGTTCCAGAAGAACATCCACCAGCTGCCGAAGGAGCGGTTCATCGACTGCCTGGTCGACCTGTACTTCCGGGACGAGGCGGTGGTCGACGCCACCGCGGGCTCGTTCAAGGAGATGCTGTACCGGCGGTTCGGCCGCGGCATCGCCGAGGCGTTCCTGATCCCGTACAACACCAAGCTCTACGCGACCGACCTCGATCGGCTCGATCGCGACGCGATGGGGCGGTTCTTCCCCCACGCCGACGTCGCCGACATCGTCCGCAACATGCGCGCGGCCGACAACGCCAGCTACAACGCGACGTTCACGTACCCGGCCCGGGGCGCGATGGAGTACGTGCGCGCGCTCCTGCGCGATCTGCCGACCGACGCGGTGGCGCTGGCGACCCCGGCGACCGCGATCGATCTGCGGCGGCGCGTGGTCACGACCCCGCGCGGCGAGGTGCAGTACGGCCGGCTGGTGTCGTCGGCGCCGCTGCCGGCGCTGCTGGGGCTGTGCGGGCTGCCGGTCGAGCCCGGCACGTTCACCGGCAACCGCGTGCTGGTGTGGAACCTCGGCTTCGATCGCAAGGGCCCCGCCGGCGTGCACTGGATGTACTTCCCGGATCCGGCGCGGTCGTTCTACCGGGTCGGCTGGTACGACAACATCATGGGCGGCGACCGGATGAGCCTGTACGTCGAGGTCGGGCTGCCCGACGACGGCGCCGCGGTCGATCCGCTGGCGGTGCGCGCGCGCGTCCTCGACGATCTGCGGGCCGAGGGCGTCGTCACCGATCACCAGCTGGTCGCCAGCCACACCGTCACGATGACCCCGGCCTACGCCCACATCACCCAGCGCTCGATCGCCGCGGTCGCCACGGCCCGGCGCACGCTCGAGGCCGCCGGGGTCTACAGCGTCGGGCGCTACGGCGGCTGGACCTACTGCTCGATCGAGGACAACCTGCTCGAGACCCGGGCCCTGGCCCAGGCGCTGGGGCCGCTGCTGTGA